The Pseudomonas multiresinivorans DNA window GTTGCAAGGTGAAGTGCTGGTGCATCAGTTCTTCTGCGTTATCCCAGTCCGCCAGCAGGCGCCGGGCCACCGGCAGCAGCGTTTCGCCCTCCGGCGTCAGCGCCACATTGCGCGTGGTGCGCACCAGCAATTGCCCGCCAAGGGATTCCTCCAGGCTCTTGATCGCCAGGCTCAGCGCCGGTTGCGACAGGTGCAGGCGCTCGCAGGCCTGGGCGAAACTCAGGCTCTGGGCGACGGCGAGGAAGGCGCGCAGTTGCTTCACGGTCATTGATAAAAATACCAAATCAATCGATTGGAAAAACAAACTTAACAAATCAGTCTGTGCCGGTGAAGCTGCATTCGCTCTCTGACCGATGGGTCGGACACTCCAAATAAGAAAGAGGCAGCAACATGGCAGGACTCGACAAGCGTGTAGGCAGTTACGAGGAAGCCCTCGCCGGGCTCACCGACGACATGACGGTACTGGCGGGCGGCTTCGGCATCTGCGGTATCCCGGAAAACCTCATCGCGCACATCCGCAAGCTGGGCGTGAAGGGCCTGACCGTGGTCTCCAACAACTGCGGCATCGACGGCTTCGGTCTCGGCGTGCTGCTGGAGGACCGGCAGATCCGCAAGATGATCGCTTCCTACGTCGGCGAGAACGCCCTGTTCGAGCAGCAGTTGTTGTCGGGTGAACTGGAGGTCGAACTGACTCCACAGGGCACCCTGGCAGAAAAACTCCGCGCTGGCGGCGCCGGCATCCCGGCCTTCTTCACCGCCACCGGCTACGGCACTCCGGTCGCCGATGGCAAGGAAGTGCGTGAGTTCGACGGCCGCCATTACGTGATGGAGCGCGCCATCACCGGCGACTTCGCCATCGTCAAGGGCTGGAAGGCCGACCACTACGGCAACGTCATCTACCGCCACACCGCGCAGAACTTCAATCCCATCGTCGCCACCGCGGGCCGCATCACCGTCGTCGAAGTGGAAGAGATCGTCGAACCGGGCGAACTGGACCCCACCCAGATCCACACCCCCGGCATCTACGTCGACCGCATCATTCAGGGCTCCTTCGAAAAGCGCATCGAAAAGCGCACGACTCGCTAAGGATCGGCTGCGCGTCGGCCTGGCGGCGTTGGATTTGAAACGAGGCCTGCTCATTTAGGGCATCTAAACTCCGCGTCCTCGTTTCAAATCCGCCTAGCCAGTCGCTAGCTCGCTCGATCTTCAACCGCATTGAACAAGAGAAGAGATTCAGCCATGGCACTTACCCGCGAACAAATGGCTCAGCGCGTGGCGCGCGAGCTGCAGGACGGTTTCTACGTGAACCTGGGCATCGGCATCCCGACCCTGGTCGCCAACTACGTGCCCGAGGGCATGGAAGTGATGTTGCAATCGGAGAACGGCCTGCTCGGCATGGGCGCGTTTCCCACGGAAGACAGCGTTGACGCCGACATGATCAACGCCGGCAAGCAGACCGTGACCGCCGTGAAGGGCGCGTCGATCTTCGACTCCGCGCAATCCTTCGCGATGATCCGTGGCGGCCACGTCGACCTCACCGTGCTCGGTGCCTTCGAGGTGGACGTGCAGGGCAACATCGCCTCCTGGATGATTCCCGGCAAGCTGGTGAAAGGCATGGGCGGCGCCATGGACCTGGTGGCCGGTGCCGACAACATCATCGTCACCATGACCCACGCTTCGAAGGACGGCGAATCCAAGCTGCTTGACAAGTGCTCGCTGCCGCTGACGGGTGCCGGCTGCATCCGCAAGGTACTCACTGATCTGGCCTACCTGGAGATCGAGGACGGCGCCTTCATCCTGCGCGAGACCGCGCCGGGCGTCAGCATCGCCGAGATCGCCGAGAAGACCGCCGGCCGCCTGATCGTGCCGGACGATGTGAAGGAAATGACCTTCTGATCTGCTTTTCGTAGGAGCGAGCTTGCTCGCGAACCAGCCCGCACCCCAATGCAAGAGCGTTCGCGAGCAAGCTGGCTTCTACCAGCACATTCCGCTTTGGAGTGACACCCATGCAAGACGTAGTAATCGTTGCCGCCACCCGCACCGCCATCGGCGCCTTCCAGGGCAGCCTGGCGAACATTCCCGCCCACGAACTGGGCAGCCTCGTAATCCGCTCGCTGCTTGAACGCAGCGGGGTGAAGCCGGACCAGATCGACGAAGTCATCCTCGGCCAGGTGCTCACCGCCGGCGCCGGGCAGAACCCCGCGCGCCAGGCGTCCATCGGCGCGGGTCTGCCGGTTGAAGTACCCGCGATGACAATCAACAAGCTCTGCGGCTCGGGCCTGAAATCGCTGTTCCTCGGCGTCCAGGCGATCCGTTGCGGCGACGCCGACGCCATCATCGCAGGCGGCCAGGAAAGCATGAGCCTCGCGCCCTATGTGCTGCCCAAGGCTCGTACCGGCCTGCGCATGGGCCACGCCGAGCTACAGGACACCCTGCTGCGCGACGGCCTGATCGACGCCTTCAACGACTACCACATGGGCATCACCGCCGAGAACCTGGCGGAGAAGTTCGGCATCAGCCGTGAAGCCCAGGATGCCTTTGCCGCGCAGTCCCAGCTCAAGGCCGCCTCGGCCATCGAGGCCGGGCGCTTCAAGGACGAGATCACCCCGGTGCTGATTCCCCAGCGCAAGGGTGACCCGCTGTCCTTCGCCACCGACGAGCAGCCGCGCGCCGGCACCACTGCCGAATCCCTGGCCAAGCTCAAGCCGGCTTTCAAGAAGGACGGCACCGTCACCGCCGGCAACGCCTCCACTCTCAACGATGGCGCCGCCGCCGTGCTGCTGATGAGCGCCGAGCGCGCACGCAGTCTGAACCTGCCGGTTCTGGCGCGCATCAAAGCCTATGCCAGCAGCGGCGTAGACCCGTCGATCATGGGTATCGCTCCGGTGACCGCGACCCGTCGCTGCCTGGAGAAGGCCGGCTGGAGCCTGGACGAGGTCGAGCTGATCGAGGCCAACGAGGCCTTTGCGGCGCAGGCGCTGTCGGTCGGCAAGGAACTGGGCTGGAACGCCGAGAAGGTCAACGTCAACGGTGGCGCCGTCGCCCTTGGCCACCCGATCGGTGCTTCGGGCGCCCGCGTGCTGGTGACGCTGCTCCACGAAATGCTCCGCCGCGATGCGAAGAAGGGCCTGGCCACCCTGTGCATCGGTGGCGGCCAGGGTGTCGCCATGGCTCTTGTCAGAGACTGAGGACCACGCGACCAACGATTGATTGGCGAGCGCCGGTCGGCATGCACCCATGCCGGACCGGCAGGCGGATGGGAGGTGGGCACACCGACAGACGACATCCGCCAAGGTTCTGCGATGTCTCCCGGCATCCGCAGTAGCCCTTGCGTCACCGTCCGGCCCCACGCAGGCCGGGCGGTTTTTCTGTTCTGCAGATACAGACAAGCTCATCACAAATGAGCCATTACAAGAACAACGAGGTAGACCTTTATGAATTCCCACCTGCACACCCCCAGCAGCGCCTTGCAGGACAGCCGTTCGGCGCGCTTCGCCATGGCCTGTTCGAACTGGGCCGAACGCTGGTTCCCCGACTCCTGGGTCTTCGCCGCGCTGGCGGTGCTGATCGTCACTGTTGCCGCCCTGGCCATTGGCGCACCCGCCACCGAAACCGCCAAGGCCTTCGGTGACGGCTTCTGGAGCCTGATTCCTTTCACCATGCAAATGGCCTTCGTGGTCATCGGTGGCTATGTCGTAGCCAGCTCCGGCCCGGCTTCCCGGCTCATCGACCTGTTCGCCCGCGTGCCGAACAACGGCCGTTCGGCAGTCGCCTGGGTCGCGGTCATTTCCATGGTCGCTTCGCTGCTCAACTGGGGCCTGTCGCTGGTGTTCGGTGGTTTGCTGGTGCGCGCCCTGGCGCGCCGCGAAGACCTGAAGATGGACTACCGCGCCGCCGGCGCTGCCGCCTACCTGGGCCTGGGAGCCGTGTGGGCGCTGGGCCTGTCGTCGTCAGCCGCGCAACTGCAGGCCAACCCGGCCAGCCTGCCGCCGTCAATCCTGGCGATCACGGGCGTCATTCCGTTCACCGAGACCATCTTCCTCTGGCAATCCGGCGTGATGCTGCTGGCCCTGGTGCTGGTGTCACTGGTGATCGCCTACATGACCGCACCCGGCGCCGGCAGCGCCCGCGACGCCAAGGCTTGCGGCGTGGACGTCAGCTTCACCCCGCCGAGTGCGCCGAAGGCCACCCGCCCGGGCGAGTGGCTGGAGCACAGCCCGCTGCTGATCCTGATGCTGGTGGCCCTGGCCGGCGGCTGGCTGTATCACGAGTTCAGCACCAAGCCGGCGATCACCGCGATCTCCGGACTGAACACTTACAACCTGCTGTTCATCATGGTCGGTGCGCTGCTGCACTGGCGCCCGCGCAACTTCCTCGACGCCGTGGCGCGCGCCGTGCCGACCACCACCGGCGTGCTGATCCAGTTCCCGCTGTATGGCTCCATCGCCGCGATCATGACCACCGTGAAGGGCGGCGACGGCGCGACCATCGCCCACCATATCTCCACCTTCTTCGTGCAGATCGCTTCCCACGACACCTACGCGCTGCTGATGGGCGTGTACTCGGCGGTGCTGGGCTTCTTCATCCCGTCCGGTGGCGGCAAGTGGATCATCGAGGCGCCCTATGTGATGCAGGTGGCCAATGAGCTGCAATACCACCTGGGCTGGGCAGTGCAGATCTACAACGCCGCCGAGGCGCTGCCGAACCTGATCAACCCGTTCTACATGCTGCCGCTGCTGGGCGTGCTGGGACTGAAGGCCCGCGACCTGATCGGCTTCAGCTTCGTCCAGTTGCTGGTGCACATCCCGCTGGTGCTGTTCCTGCTCTGGGCGCTGGGCACCACCCTGCAGTACCTGCCGCCGGTCCAGCCGTAACCACGCATTCGGTCCCGGTAGCAGCGAGCCCGGATGTCGTAAGATATCCGGGCTTTTTCATGGTCAGCCGCGGCTGATTTCCACCGGGCCCAGTACGCGGACGTCCAGGTGCTCGCCGCTGAGTTGCGCGGCATCCTGGTCGAACACTTCGCGCAGCCAGTCGCTGACCGCCTGGAAGCGGCCGATGCGGCCGGCGTCGCGGTGGCTGAGCAGCCAGATTTCCCGCACGACCACCGGCCCGGACAGCCGCACCAACCCCTCGCGATCACCGAGGATGCACGGCAGCAAGGCCATGCCCAGGCCGCTCTGGCAGGCGTGGATCAGCGTGGTCACACTGCTGGCGCGCAGGGCGAGACTGGCCTCGGGCGCGAAGCGGCGTACCCAGGCCATCTCCGGCGTATCGTCGAGTTCTTCGCCGTAACCCAGCCAGGCCTGTTGTGGCCACAACTCCACCGGCACGCGGGAAAAGGACGTGGCCGCGTACACCGCGAAGCCGATGTCGGCGACTTTGCGCATCACCAGCGCGGCATCCTCTGCGGGGCGCGCCAGGCGCAGGGCGAAGTCGGCCTCGCGGCGGGTGAAGGACAGCGAGCGATTCGCCGGGATCAGTTGCAGCTGCAGGGCCGGGTAGGTCCGCGCCAGGTGGGGCATGTGCTGCACCAGCCAGTGGCTGAAGAGGAAGTCCACTGCCGTGATGCGTACGCAGCCGCTGATGGCGCTGGCTTCGTCGCGAGTCTCCAGCAGCATGCTCTGCACGTCGCCGAGAATACGCTCGGCATGGCTGAGGAAGGCCTCGCCGGCATCGGTGGCCTTGTAGCCGGAGTTGTCGCGGATGAACAGCCGGGTCTGCAGCGCGGCTTCCGCCGCCACCAGGCGCCGGCTCATGGTCGAGGGATCGACGCCCAGCGCGCGGCCGGCGGCGCTCATGCTGCCGTGGCGGGCGAGGGCGAGGAGGATCGGGATGTCGTTCCAGTCGAAGTTCATGGCGATCTCCTGGCGGGTTTCAGAAGCACACGTTGGCGGCCGGGACGATCCTGGCTCGCTGGCCGAAGCTGCTGATGCTGCCCAGCACCGCATTGTGGTGCGCGGTGATCTGCGCGGCGCTGAGCACGGCATTGTCGACGGTGGAATGCGCATCGCCCACCAGCGTCACCGCATAGCCCTGGGCCAGGGCGCGGCGGGTGGTGGTGTCGACGCAGTAGTCGCTCTGCAGGCCGCAGATCACCAGATGGTCGATGCCGCGCGATTGCAGCCGCTCGGCCAGGTCAGTGCGCAGGAAGGAATCCGGGGTGGTCTTGCGCACCTTCAGGTCGGAGTGATCGGTGAGCAGGCGCGTTTCCAGCTGCCAGCCGGCGCTGCCATACTGCAGGTCATCGTCCTCGTGCTGTACCAGCACCACTGGCACACCGGCCTCCCGTGCTGCACGGCTCATGCTGTTGATGCGCTGCAGGACGTTGTCGATGTCGAAACAGGCGGAGTCGCCGGAACACAGGTCGGACTGGACGTCGATGATCAGCAGGGCGGTGCTCATGGTCAGAGAATTCCGAAGGTTCAGTGAAGCTGGGAATGGTAGCCGCCCGAGTGCGGCGGGCCAATGCCGGCAGGCATTTGCTGCCAAAGCCGTATTCCCCTTTGCCCCGGCTTGGGCGATGGTGTCGGCCATGAACCGGACCGGATGCCGATGAACACATTCCCCGCCAAGACCCTGACCCTCGCCAACGGCCTGTGCGCCACGCTCATTCACGCGCCCGATGCGAGCCGAGCGGCGGCGCTGCTGCGTATTGCCCGTGGCAGCCACGACGAGCCCGAAGCCTTCCCCGGTCTTGCGCATTTCACCGAACACCTGCTGTTCCTCTGTGGCGAGCATTTCGTCGAGGGTGAGCGACTGATGCCCTGGGTGCAGGCTCGCGGCGGGCGGGTCAACGCCAGCACCCGCGCGCGGCAGACCGACTACTTCTTCGAGGTGCCGGCCGATGCACTGGGGGACGGACTGGCGCGCCTGGTGGACATGCTCGCGCGACCGCGCCTGGATGAAACCGTGCAGGTGGCTGAACGTGAAGTGCTGGAAGCCGAGTTTCTTGCCCGCGGCCGCGATCCCGACACCCTGATCGACGCCGCCCTGGCCTTGGCGGTGGCGCCGGGGCACGCGCTGGGGCGTTTCGTGGCCGGCCGGCGCGACACCTTGAAGGTGGAAAGCGCCGAGTTCCAGCAGGCGCTGCGTGATTTCATCCGCACCTGCCAGGTCGGCGGGGCGCTGGAGCTCTGGTTGCAGGGCCCGCAAACACTGGAAGAGCTGGCGGTATTGGCGGAGCGTGAAGGGAGTGTGTTTCCACTGGGCGCGGCCGTCGCAAGCGCTGACCGGGAATCCCTTCTGCCGCTCAGCGGTGAGGAACTGAAACTGCGCCTGCCGGGTGCGCCACGGCTGGTCCTGGCATTCGCCCTGGATGGCATGGCGGGCGAGGGCGGCGCGCTGCTGGAGCAACTGCAGGGCTGGCTGGCCGACGAGGCGCCCGGTTCGCTGCTGGCCTGCCTGGGGCAGAACGGGCTGGCCGACAGTGCTCGTGCGCGCCTGAGCCGCTTCGCCGACGGCCAGGCGTTGCTGCGTTTCGATTTCGAACTGGCCGAAGCGTCCACGGCCGATCTCGTGGAATCGGCCTTTCTCTCCTGGCTGGAGGCGCTGCGCAAGTTGCCGGCGGATGTGCTCGCTGCTGCGCCCGCCGACGGGGCAACCGGCTCATTGGAGCGGTTGCAGCGCAGAGCGCGCAGCGACGCGTCATCGGTCTGGCTTGGCCAATTGGTGGCGTCGCGAATGATCCGCCTGTTGGCTTCGGAGTCGGTGATCGGCGAATCCCTTACCTCGGCTGGCTTCGTTCTCGATGTCGTGCGCTGCCCGGAGCGCGCCGTCGAACCGCTGCGTGCCGAGCCCTGGTCCTTTACGCCGACGCAGCTCCCGGCCGACAGCGAGCCCGCGGCCCTGCACCTGCGCTGGCGCTTCTCCCAGGCGCCGGGTCGACAGGCCTTCCTCAGTGCGCGGCAGGCCTTGCGCCCCTTGGCCGGCGAGGCACGGCACGAAGGCGTCACGCTGCGCCTGGAATCCCTGGAAAGTGACTGGGCGCTGCTGCTGTCCGGCGCAAGAAACCAGCTCGCCGACCTGGCCGAGTGTGCGATCAACGTCCTCCAGCATCCTCCTGCCGCGGTACTGGGGCAGGGCGCACGCCTGCTGGCGGCCGAACGCCGTCGCCGCGAAGGCGAAATGCCCATCCGTCAGTTGATCGACCTGCTGCCGCAGGTGCTGGCGGGGGACAGCGAAGCGCTGCCGGACTGGTCGGCTGCCCACTGGGACGCCCTGGGCCTGGGCATCGAGTTGCCGGATACCCTGGCCGATCACTCGACCACCAGCGCGCTGCCACCGCGCAGCGGGCCGCCCGGCCGCCACCGCCAGGTGCTGGAGATGCCGGGCGAAGCAGCGTTGCTGCTGTTCTGCCCATTGGCCTCCCGCTCGGCGGCGGACGAAGCCGCGTGGCGCCTGCTGGCCCGTGTGCTGGAACCGGCTTTCTTCCATTGGCTGCGCGGTGAGCGGCAGTTGGCCTATGCCTTGTACTGTGGTTTCCGCCAGGTAGGCATGCGGCGCGGCATCCTCTTCGCGGTGCAGTCGCCGTTGCTCTCTGCCGTGGAACTGCAGGCCGAGGTGGACAGCTTCCTCTACCAGCAGGGCGAGGCCCTGCTGCGCATCGACCCGCAGCGTGTCGACAGCCTGCGTGCTTCGCTGGCTGCCGAGCTGGCCCGCGCGCCGGGAGATTTCGCCGAGCGCCTGCAGCAGGCCTGGAATGACCAGTTGGCAGGTGTCGCTCCGCCTCACCGGGAGCTCATGGTCGAGGCCCTGGACAGCCTCTGCGCCACCGAGCTACGCGCCGCGCATTCAGCGCTGAGCTCTGCCCAGGGCGGCCACTGGCTGCTGCTCAGCCGCGCCTGAGACTCGTACTTTCGACCTAGGGTACCGTCCGCAAGGCGGTCGCCCGGTCGACTTCTGCCTTACGCCCCGCGACCTGCTCCCAGGGTCGGGTCCCAGGTAGTGGCCCGGCGGTCGCGACCCTGCGCGACCATTGCCGCGAGCCTGAGGTAGGGGCGGTCGCAGAGCCTTGCGCAGCGCCCCCGCATAACGCCCGAATGGCCCGGTGAAATGGCGCCAAAGCAGCGTATGGCGCAGCTTTCGCCATTTCGATAATCGCCTCCGACACGACTGACCCGCAGTCGATCCCTTCATCCGGAGAGCGCCATGAACAAGAACAACATCGCCGTCCGCCGCCAGCTGCTGCCGTTGGCTTTCGTCACGTTGAGCGGACCGGCCTGCGCCGACATCACCCTGTATGACAAGGACGACACGACCTTTTCCACCGATGGCTACTTCAACGCCTTCTACGTGAACAGCGACGTCGACCGTAACGGCGACACCTACGACCGCCGCCAGTCGCGGGTGAAGATGGGCTTCCTGCCGAACTACATCGGCTTCAACTTCGGCAAGAAGATCGACGGCCTGACCCTCACCGGGCGCTCGTCGTTCTGGGTGACCATCAACGATAGCGAGCAGGACGGCACCGATACCGCCATCGACGTCCGGCAGTTCTACGGCAATGTCGCCGGCGACTGGGGCGAGGTGCTGATCGGCAAGGACTTCGGCCTGTTCTCGCGCTCCAACATCTTCCTCGACGAATTGCTCGCCGGCTTCGGCAACGCCAGCGACACCCTTGGCCTGGTGGATGGCAAGGGCGTGTCCTTCGGCAACATCGGCACCGGCTACCCGTACCCGTTCCCGACCTCGCAAATCACCTACCGCAACAACAACCTGGTGGACGGCCTGCGCGTCGCCGTCGGCATCATGGACCCGATCGACACCAACCAGATCGACAAGGACGCCAGCGACGGCCTCGACGACAAGGCCTACCAGGACAACCCGCGCTACGAGAGTGAGATCAGCTACCAGTTCGACGTCGGCGGCGCGCAGATCTACAGCTGGGTCAACGGCGCCTACCAGACCTCGAAGAACACCAACGACGAAGTCGACAGCGTGACTTCCAAGGGCCTGGGCTACGGCATCCAGGCGAAGATGGGCGGCCTTTCGCTGACCGGTTCGGGCTTCACCGCCAAGGGCATCAACCCGTTCTTCACCAACAACGCCGGCGAAGCCGCGCTGCGCGAAGTAGACAGCCGCGGCGTGCTGCTGCAGGGCTCCTACAGCTGGGGCAAGAACCGTGTGGCGCTGTCCACCGGCGAGACCCGCGACGACGGCAATGGCCTGGGCAGCGCAGCGGACTACTCCACCAAGGGCATCGCCTACTTCCGCACCATCAACGACAACCTGAAGCTGGTGGCCGAGTACAACGTCTACGAGATTGACGGGCGCAAGGGCTCCACCGTCAGCGAGGACACCGACACTTTCGCGGTGGGCGCCGTCCTCAACTGGTAACTCCGCAAACTCCTTTGGCTCCATTTCGGCGGGTCGGCACAGCGTGTCGCCCGCCTTTTTTCTTCACTTAAAGGAAGGCTCGTCATGATCGGATCGTGGAGCGCGCACGCGCAGACTTACCTGCTGGTTCTGTCCATCGCCACCACCCTGATGTTCGCCTTGCCCATCTTCCTGGTGCCGCTGCTGTGGGCGCGGGTGATGCAGTGGCAGTTGCCGGAACACACGGATCTTGCGGTGTATTTCGGGCGCTGCCTGGGGGCGTTCATCCTCATCGTCGAGGGGCTGATGTTGCGCGCGGCGTTGACCGGCGAGGCCCTGGTGACCACTTTCGAGGTGCTGGCGGCAGTGGCAGGGCTCATGGTGGCGGTGCACATCTACGGCGCGTTGCGGCGTATCCAGCCGTGGACGGAGACGCTGGAGACGGGGTTCTACGGCGGGATGCTGGTACTGACGCTGATGTTCTGGCCGGTGAGGTGATGCCGGCCTTTGGTGTATGGAGATTGCTCTCGTGGGAGCAGTAATTGTCCGCGATGCTTCTAGTTTGGATGTTTTGCGTCGCGTCGGCGTGAGCGCAGACTTCTTGTTTCGCCTCTCGGCGAGTCCCTTTTGTCAAACGCCACAAAAGGAACCAAAAAGTCTTGCCCCTCCATCCGGTTTTTCGCTTAGGCGAAAAATTCCCTCGTTGGATCGAAGTTTCAGGGGCACGCGGCGAAGGGCCATCCCTGGCCCATCGCCGCTCTCGCGACATCCATGTCGCTCAACCCCTGAAACTTCGATCCAACGAGGCCTCCTGAAAGGGGCGCTCGGAGTGCGCGGCTATTTCTCTTGAAGTCTTATAAGAGCCATATCTGGGGCATGCTTTTCGTGTAGGAGCGAGCTTGCTCGCGAACCTGGCCCTGCGAAGGTGCTTGTTCGCGAGCAAGCTCGCTCCTACAGACATCCCGCTACTTTCGGATAGACCCGCCGCGACCCAAGTAGCATGGGGCGCGCCCCGGCCGCTTCGTAGAATGCCAGCGTCGATATCCTGACTGGGCGTACGCCATGCACGAAACACAAGGAGTCGTTCGCGGCATGTCCGATGCCCGCGACGTCGAGGCGGTCGCCCAGGACCTGGCGCGGCAACTGATCCATCCGAACCTGGGCTTCGTGCTGTTCTTCTGCTCCGCCGAATACGACCTGCCGGCGCTGGCCGCCGCGCTGGAACAGTACTTCGGTGGCATCGACCTGGCCGGTTGCACCACCGCCGGCGAGATCACCCCGCAGGGCTATGGCCGTGGCTGCGTCACCGCTGTGGGCTTCGACCTGCGCAGCTTCGCCATCTCCTGCGCGCTGGTGGACGAGATGGAGCGCTTCAGCCTGATCGACGCCCAGCAGATGGTCGAATCCCTGGTGGCCGACTGTCGCAGCGCAGGACTGGCGCCGATCAAGGACCACAGTTTCGCCCTGACCCTGCTCGATGGTCTGTCCAGTCGCGAGGAAGTGGTGCTCGCCGCACTGAGCGCGGCGCTCGGCGCCATTCCGCATTTTGGTGGCTCGGCCGGCGACGACAACCACCTGACCCACACCCACGTCTACTACCAGGGCCAGTTCCACACAGGGGCGGCCGTCGTGGTGCTGTTCAACACCTGGCTGGACTTCGAGGTGTTCACCACCCACCACGTGCTGCCCAGCGAGGAGAAACTGGTGGTCACCCGCGCCGACAGCGACAGCCGCCGGGTGCTGGAGCTCAACGCCGAACCGGCCGCGCTGGAGTTCGCGCGGCTGGTCGGCGTGCCGCTGGGGCAGCTGGATTTCTCGCTGTTCCCGGCGCACCCGCTGGCGGTGCGGGTGCGCGACCAGTACTACGTGCGCTCGATCCAGCAGGTCAACGACGATCTCAGCCTGACTTTCTACTGCGCGGTGGAGAACGGCATCGTCCTCACCGCCATGAGCACCGGCCCGCTGTTGCCGGGGCTGCAGGAGCAGTTCCAGCGCCTGCACGAGCGCCTCGGCCCGCCATTGCTGACCATCGGCTGCGACTGCTTCCTGCGCCGCCTGGAGCTGGAAGTGGCCGGCGATACCGAACCCACCGCCGAGTTTCTCCGAAGCCAGCAGGTGATCGGCTTCAACACCTACGGGGAACAATTCAATGGCATGCATATCAACCAGACCTTCACCGGTGTCGCCATTGGCCGTCCTCGGGGCAACGCCGGAGGCTGAACTGCGCGCGCGGATCGACGAGCTGGAGCGCGACAACCACAAGCTGCAGCGGATCAACGCGGCGCTGATCGAGCGCGTGGAGTCCGCGACGTCCCGTGGTGACAACGCCTACGGCGCCTTCCAGCATTCCGTGGTGCTGGCCGAGCAGGTGCGCGAGCGTACCGACGCGCTGAGCGAGGCGATGGTCGAGCTGAAGTCCAGCAACCAGCTGCTCAGCGATGCCCGCCTGCGCGCCGAGACCGCGCACCAGCACCTGCTGGACGCCGTGGAGAGCATTTCCGACGCCTTCGTGCTGTTCGATCCTCAGCAGCGCATCGTCCTCTACAACGAGCGCTTCCGTGCCTTCTGGGCGCAGACCCGCGCCCGCGTCGGCACGGGAACGCGACTCGCCGAAGTGCGCCGGCTGGCACAGAGCAGCGGGCTGATCGTCGAGGAACAGCGCAGCAGCGATGACGAGCACACCCTCTATCGGCTGCGTAACGATCGCTGGGTCCGGGTGACCGAGCGGCCCACCCGCGATGGCGGCCTGGTAGTGCTCTACAGCGACATCACCGAGATCAAACAGAGCGAGATGGCGCGCCGCGAGCAGGCGGTAGCGCAGAAGTCGCACCTGTTGCAGCGTGCCGTGGACAACCTGTCCCAGGGCGTCGCCATGGTCAGTGCCGACGGCGCGCTGGATCTGTGGAACCGGCGCTTCCTGGAGCTTTGCGGGCTGGCGCCAATCGAGGCGCACCGGCCCTTCGCCGAGGTCATGGCCGACAGCGAGCTGCCGCTGCTGACTCCACGCAGCCGCGCTCGAAAGGGCGAGGCAGAAGGGGTGATCGAACAGCGCCTGTTCGACGGGCGCATGCTGGAGATCCGTACCCACGCGCTCCCCACCGGTGGCTTCGTCAACACTTTCACCGACATTACCGAGCGCTATCGCCACGCCGAGGCACTGCGCGAGAGCGAGCGCTGGATTCGCCTGATCACCGACCAGGTGCCGGCGCTGATCGCCTACCTCACCGCGGACCTGGACTACGACTTCACCAACAAGGTCTACGAGGAGTGGTACCGCTGGCCCAGTGGCTCGATGCTCGGGCGCAACCTGCGCGAGGTGCACAGCGAGGAGCATTGCCAGCGCCTGGAACCATACTTCGAACGGGCGTTGTCGGG harbors:
- the nosP gene encoding nitric oxide-sensing protein NosP yields the protein MHETQGVVRGMSDARDVEAVAQDLARQLIHPNLGFVLFFCSAEYDLPALAAALEQYFGGIDLAGCTTAGEITPQGYGRGCVTAVGFDLRSFAISCALVDEMERFSLIDAQQMVESLVADCRSAGLAPIKDHSFALTLLDGLSSREEVVLAALSAALGAIPHFGGSAGDDNHLTHTHVYYQGQFHTGAAVVVLFNTWLDFEVFTTHHVLPSEEKLVVTRADSDSRRVLELNAEPAALEFARLVGVPLGQLDFSLFPAHPLAVRVRDQYYVRSIQQVNDDLSLTFYCAVENGIVLTAMSTGPLLPGLQEQFQRLHERLGPPLLTIGCDCFLRRLELEVAGDTEPTAEFLRSQQVIGFNTYGEQFNGMHINQTFTGVAIGRPRGNAGG
- the pqqF gene encoding pyrroloquinoline quinone biosynthesis protein PqqF, which codes for MNTFPAKTLTLANGLCATLIHAPDASRAAALLRIARGSHDEPEAFPGLAHFTEHLLFLCGEHFVEGERLMPWVQARGGRVNASTRARQTDYFFEVPADALGDGLARLVDMLARPRLDETVQVAEREVLEAEFLARGRDPDTLIDAALALAVAPGHALGRFVAGRRDTLKVESAEFQQALRDFIRTCQVGGALELWLQGPQTLEELAVLAEREGSVFPLGAAVASADRESLLPLSGEELKLRLPGAPRLVLAFALDGMAGEGGALLEQLQGWLADEAPGSLLACLGQNGLADSARARLSRFADGQALLRFDFELAEASTADLVESAFLSWLEALRKLPADVLAAAPADGATGSLERLQRRARSDASSVWLGQLVASRMIRLLASESVIGESLTSAGFVLDVVRCPERAVEPLRAEPWSFTPTQLPADSEPAALHLRWRFSQAPGRQAFLSARQALRPLAGEARHEGVTLRLESLESDWALLLSGARNQLADLAECAINVLQHPPAAVLGQGARLLAAERRRREGEMPIRQLIDLLPQVLAGDSEALPDWSAAHWDALGLGIELPDTLADHSTTSALPPRSGPPGRHRQVLEMPGEAALLLFCPLASRSAADEAAWRLLARVLEPAFFHWLRGERQLAYALYCGFRQVGMRRGILFAVQSPLLSAVELQAEVDSFLYQQGEALLRIDPQRVDSLRASLAAELARAPGDFAERLQQAWNDQLAGVAPPHRELMVEALDSLCATELRAAHSALSSAQGGHWLLLSRA
- a CDS encoding porin, translating into MNKNNIAVRRQLLPLAFVTLSGPACADITLYDKDDTTFSTDGYFNAFYVNSDVDRNGDTYDRRQSRVKMGFLPNYIGFNFGKKIDGLTLTGRSSFWVTINDSEQDGTDTAIDVRQFYGNVAGDWGEVLIGKDFGLFSRSNIFLDELLAGFGNASDTLGLVDGKGVSFGNIGTGYPYPFPTSQITYRNNNLVDGLRVAVGIMDPIDTNQIDKDASDGLDDKAYQDNPRYESEISYQFDVGGAQIYSWVNGAYQTSKNTNDEVDSVTSKGLGYGIQAKMGGLSLTGSGFTAKGINPFFTNNAGEAALREVDSRGVLLQGSYSWGKNRVALSTGETRDDGNGLGSAADYSTKGIAYFRTINDNLKLVAEYNVYEIDGRKGSTVSEDTDTFAVGAVLNW